The following proteins are encoded in a genomic region of Hyla sarda isolate aHylSar1 chromosome 3, aHylSar1.hap1, whole genome shotgun sequence:
- the LOC130360924 gene encoding taste receptor type 2 member 1-like, with the protein MDYRDILFFLILFLIFLGFFLNLFIVITNFAWYLKGEALQSVDIIMTCLSSIRIILLIRYLLGYLVNSPLTTIVVDLDTYRYLNLALMFLVFCSLWWGTALGVFYCVKITTYRNHLFMRLKMNISTTVPWILTGSMVISFISSLPCLWGTHPTNFTSIDSGNISNNEYSHSDHISYIQKQQLNLLIITFAGSILPLLLFCVSIYLLIVSVLKHTRNMNSNNSGFAKPQLEAHKKALITMVSFLLLYFLYFLSSNLLFLSFYTRNPIFRSLCSIGVYSYPSLHSLMLIISNAKLKRSILSAFQSDVFSNRIS; encoded by the coding sequence ATGGATTATAgagatattttatttttcctgatACTGTTTTTAATATTTCTGGGGTTCTTTCTTAACCTCTTCATTGTGATAACGAACTTTGCTTGGTATCTAAAAGGTGAAGCTCTTCAATCTGTTGACATTATCATGACCTGCCTGTCGTCAATAAGGATCATACTTTTAATCAGATATCTCTTAGGATATCTTGTCAATTCACCCTTGACCACTATAGTTGTTGACTTGGATACTTATAGATATCTAAATCTAGCATTGATGTTCTTGGTCTTCTGCAGCCTGTGGTGGGGCACTGCCCTTGGAGTTTTCTACTGTGTGAAGATCACCACCTACAGAAACCATTTATTCATGAGGCTCAAAATGAACATCTCAACCACGGTGCCCTGGATTCTTACTGGGTCCATGGTCATTTcttttatctccagtctgccatgTCTATGGGGCACACATCCAACAAACTTTACCAGCATTGACAGTGGAAACATCAGCAATAATGAATATAGTCATAGTGATCACATATCATACATCCAAAAACAACAATTGAATTTATTGATCATCACCTTTGCAGGATCCATCCTACCGCTCCTTCTATTTTGTGTTTCAATTTATCTCCTTATTGTGTCAGTCCTAAAACACACAAGGAACATGAACAGCAACAATTCGGGATTTGCTAAGCCTCAACTGGAAGCCCATAAAAAGGCTCTAATAACTATGGTCTCATTTTTGCTCCTTTACTTCCTTTACTTTCTAAGCTCAAACTTGTTGTTTCTGAGCTTTTACACGAGAAATCCAATCTTTCGTTCCCTGTGTTCTATAGGTGTGTACTCCTACCCAAGCCTCCACTCTTTAATGTTAATAATCAGCAATGCAAAACTTAAGAGATCCATTCTCTCGGCTTTTCAGTCAGATGTGTTTTCTAACAGGATATCTTAG